The Polyangiaceae bacterium genome window below encodes:
- a CDS encoding glutathione-dependent formaldehyde dehydrogenase has translation MKALCYQGVGKVGVENVPDPQFLGPHDAIVRVTMSSVCGSDLHLFNGYVPTMKQGDIIGHEFVGEVVEVASDVKKLRPGMRVVVASIIGCGHCYFCQSELWSLCDNSNPHPEIEDKVYGFATAGIYGYSHAFGGYAGSHAEYIRVPFADENAFEVPEGLPDEKVVFASDAIPTGYMGADLCDIRAGDVVAVWGCGGVGQMAIRCAYLLGASRVIGIDRFPDRLEMANKYCGAEVLDYEEVDVYEALRDMTGGRGPDACIDAVGMEAHGVGIDYAYDRVKQAVRLETDRPTALRQAIRACRKGGTVSIMGVYGGFIDKFPMGAAMNKGLTLRMGQQHGQKYIPRILQDIKSGRLDPSHLITQVARLEDGQGAYEAFRDKQDGCVRVVFTPQA, from the coding sequence ATGAAAGCGCTCTGTTATCAGGGAGTCGGTAAAGTTGGCGTGGAAAACGTGCCCGATCCGCAATTTCTCGGCCCGCACGACGCCATCGTGCGCGTGACCATGTCGAGCGTGTGTGGGTCGGATTTGCACCTCTTCAATGGCTATGTGCCCACGATGAAACAAGGTGACATCATCGGTCACGAATTCGTGGGCGAAGTCGTGGAGGTCGCGAGCGACGTGAAAAAGCTCCGTCCCGGAATGCGCGTCGTCGTCGCGTCGATCATTGGCTGCGGTCACTGCTATTTTTGCCAGAGCGAGCTGTGGTCGCTTTGCGACAATTCGAACCCGCATCCAGAAATCGAAGACAAGGTGTACGGGTTCGCAACGGCCGGCATTTATGGGTATTCGCATGCCTTTGGTGGATATGCGGGCAGTCATGCGGAATACATCCGAGTGCCATTTGCCGATGAAAACGCGTTCGAAGTGCCCGAAGGGTTGCCGGATGAAAAGGTCGTGTTCGCATCGGACGCCATACCCACGGGGTACATGGGCGCCGATCTGTGCGATATCCGCGCGGGTGACGTCGTGGCCGTGTGGGGATGTGGCGGCGTCGGACAGATGGCCATTCGATGCGCGTACCTTTTGGGCGCATCGCGCGTCATCGGCATCGACCGCTTTCCCGACAGGCTCGAGATGGCCAACAAGTATTGCGGCGCCGAGGTGCTCGATTACGAAGAAGTCGACGTTTACGAAGCTTTGCGAGACATGACGGGCGGCCGCGGGCCGGATGCATGCATCGATGCGGTCGGCATGGAGGCGCATGGCGTGGGCATCGATTACGCGTACGACCGCGTCAAACAAGCCGTGCGGCTCGAAACGGATCGGCCGACCGCATTACGTCAAGCAATCCGCGCGTGCCGCAAAGGTGGCACGGTGTCCATCATGGGCGTGTACGGTGGATTCATCGACAAGTTCCCCATGGGCGCAGCCATGAACAAAGGTTTGACCTTGCGCATGGGGCAGCAGCACGGGCAAAAGTACATCCCGCGCATTCTCCAGGACATCAAGAGCGGAAGGCTCGATCCGAGTCACTTGATCACGCAAGTTGCTCGTTTGGAAGATGGGCAAGGCGCGTACGAAGCATTCCGGGACAAACAGGACGGATGCGTGCGCGTCGTTTTCACGCCGCAGGCGTAG
- a CDS encoding dienelactone hydrolase family protein yields the protein MNIRTERVEIPVADGTTMSGYLVLPEGNERRPGILILQEIFGVNDHIKSVAERYAREGYVTFAPDLFHRQVPDYIGSYDDIMASIQLAMKYGAAQSEADVRAAADYLRNHPAVNGRLGCLGFCMGGRLSFVTNGVVKLDAAISFYGNIAPDKLSYAETLSGPMMLIWAGKDAHIPRASQVETVETLRKLGKPYINVEFSEQNHGFFCDARSDYDAGAARQAWALTTAFLAENLK from the coding sequence ATGAACATTCGCACCGAACGCGTTGAAATCCCCGTGGCCGATGGCACGACGATGAGCGGATACCTCGTACTTCCCGAAGGCAACGAGCGTCGTCCCGGTATTTTGATTCTACAAGAAATCTTTGGCGTCAATGATCACATCAAAAGTGTTGCCGAACGGTACGCGCGCGAAGGGTACGTGACGTTTGCGCCGGACCTGTTTCATCGCCAAGTGCCCGATTACATCGGGTCGTACGACGACATCATGGCCAGCATTCAACTCGCCATGAAGTACGGCGCGGCCCAAAGCGAGGCAGATGTTCGTGCGGCAGCGGACTACCTGCGCAACCATCCAGCCGTCAACGGACGCCTCGGATGCCTTGGATTCTGCATGGGTGGACGCTTGTCATTCGTGACGAACGGCGTAGTCAAGCTCGATGCGGCCATTTCGTTTTACGGCAACATCGCACCGGACAAACTATCGTATGCGGAAACGCTCTCCGGCCCGATGATGCTGATCTGGGCGGGCAAAGATGCGCACATTCCGCGCGCATCGCAAGTCGAAACCGTCGAAACGCTGCGCAAGCTGGGCAAGCCCTACATCAATGTCGAGTTTTCCGAACAGAACCACGGGTTTTTCTGCGACGCTCGGAGCGATTACGACGCAGGTGCCGCTCGCCAAGCCTGGGCGCTCACGACGGCATTTCTCGCGGAAAATTTGAAATAG
- a CDS encoding chalcone isomerase family protein: protein MNMSRSKFISLFLALTTLLLSAASFGGDFTHTGSGIRVKTVLIVDVNVYSISHFMQQLPSSKSKRAVIDMETNKKFECKMLRDLEGEKLKAALRDAYAMNGYSDQAKIGKILNAFKGDLKEGQRFSIKYDNDKKATTFVVDGQGSVTVEGVDFMKATWSIWFGKIDQPKLGDQLISKIPG, encoded by the coding sequence ATGAACATGTCGCGTTCCAAGTTCATTTCGTTGTTTCTGGCCCTGACGACGCTGCTCCTCAGCGCGGCTTCGTTCGGCGGCGACTTCACTCACACGGGTTCCGGCATACGCGTCAAGACGGTTCTCATCGTCGACGTCAACGTGTATTCGATCAGCCACTTCATGCAGCAGCTCCCGTCCTCGAAATCGAAGCGGGCGGTCATCGACATGGAGACGAACAAGAAGTTCGAGTGCAAGATGCTTCGCGACCTCGAAGGCGAAAAGCTCAAGGCGGCGCTCCGCGATGCGTACGCCATGAACGGATATTCGGATCAAGCGAAGATTGGCAAGATCTTGAACGCGTTCAAGGGTGACCTCAAGGAAGGCCAACGCTTCTCCATCAAGTACGACAACGACAAGAAGGCAACGACGTTCGTCGTCGATGGCCAAGGCTCGGTCACCGTGGAAGGCGTCGACTTCATGAAAGCGACGTGGAGCATTTGGTTCGGCAAAATCGATCAGCCGAAGCTCGGCGACCAGCTCATCAGCAAGATTCCTGGCTGA
- a CDS encoding TonB-dependent receptor has translation MRRQTPLRTVRASIAAWLIACALPGVTHAQAPAEAPILVPPRIQAPPEIPYPEGAQGDGEVLLTITVQKDGSVRSVEVVKGAEPFASAAKEAALQFRFDPATRNGQPVAAKIRFAFTFRPPVVNEPAPEEPATTESPAEGAATLGSPPTDEAKAPVAAPKRPARPAAIEVDVLGAKPPPAVQTLSRTEVRQIPGTFGDPFRALEMLPGVTPVASGLPYFYVRGAPPGNIGYFFDGVRIPYLFHVGVGPSIVNPAMVERVNLHAGGYPAQFGRFAGAIVTADSTAPRDDFHGEGSVRLFDAGAMVERGFADGRGTVLIGGRYSYTAALMSLFSPEVGLDYRDFQFRVTYDLTPKDRIGVFAFGAYDLLSDTENDIETIVFGSEFYRLDLRYERKLPNSGSLLLGTTFGYDQTRIGEQRNARDKLFATRVILNQPIGEQLTLRAGLDAQFDHYEADERRWADPEDPVTITYDALFPQRLDGAYAAWADLEWNMSPRVKVTPGLRLDGFTSAGTSAGAVSPRLSMEARVHPRVRLLHAFGVAQQPPAFIVPLPGLSIGNLQGGLQTSVQASAGVEVELPLGITSSVSVFDNVFLNMSDTLGVQRIRDIFSKEPRSLGYSRGLEVYVKRRLTTNLGGFLTYTYSKSMRSLGSSTFPSAFDRRHVLSAALAYDIVRKIRFGSRVTFYTGAPDLAGPNAVAPEDPLNPPRNPSFVRIDLRLERRFELKNSRWLTVVAEMVNSTLNKEVISGREIGPVSIPSIGVEGGF, from the coding sequence ATGCGGCGCCAAACACCGCTTCGGACGGTTCGAGCTTCCATTGCAGCTTGGCTCATTGCGTGCGCCCTTCCAGGCGTGACTCATGCCCAAGCGCCGGCGGAAGCGCCGATTTTGGTGCCTCCGCGTATCCAGGCGCCTCCCGAAATCCCGTATCCGGAAGGTGCGCAAGGCGATGGCGAGGTTCTTCTTACGATAACGGTCCAAAAGGATGGTTCCGTGCGATCGGTCGAAGTCGTCAAAGGGGCGGAGCCTTTTGCATCGGCTGCAAAGGAGGCAGCGCTTCAATTTCGATTCGATCCGGCGACGCGAAATGGTCAGCCAGTTGCCGCAAAAATTCGTTTTGCGTTTACGTTTCGCCCGCCTGTGGTCAATGAGCCCGCTCCGGAGGAGCCCGCGACGACCGAAAGTCCGGCGGAAGGGGCCGCGACGCTTGGTTCTCCGCCGACGGACGAGGCCAAGGCGCCTGTGGCTGCACCGAAGCGACCTGCACGCCCTGCGGCCATCGAAGTCGACGTGCTTGGAGCCAAGCCGCCGCCGGCCGTTCAGACCCTGTCGCGTACCGAGGTGCGACAGATTCCGGGGACGTTTGGTGATCCGTTTCGAGCGCTCGAGATGCTTCCTGGTGTGACGCCCGTGGCGTCGGGGCTTCCGTATTTTTATGTGCGCGGCGCGCCGCCAGGCAACATTGGATACTTTTTCGATGGAGTTCGCATTCCTTATTTGTTTCACGTCGGCGTTGGCCCGTCAATCGTCAATCCTGCGATGGTCGAGCGTGTCAATCTTCATGCGGGCGGATATCCTGCGCAGTTTGGCCGGTTTGCCGGCGCCATCGTGACGGCCGATAGCACAGCACCACGCGACGATTTTCATGGCGAAGGCAGTGTTCGGCTCTTCGATGCGGGCGCCATGGTCGAACGAGGGTTTGCCGATGGCCGAGGAACCGTGCTCATCGGGGGGCGATATTCGTACACGGCGGCGCTGATGTCTTTGTTTTCGCCCGAAGTGGGCCTCGATTATCGAGATTTTCAATTTCGTGTGACGTACGACCTCACGCCCAAGGATCGCATTGGTGTTTTTGCGTTTGGCGCGTACGATCTTTTGTCGGACACGGAAAACGATATCGAGACCATCGTATTCGGCTCCGAGTTTTATCGGCTGGATTTGCGTTACGAGCGCAAGCTCCCGAATTCGGGCTCGTTGCTGCTCGGCACGACGTTCGGTTACGATCAAACGCGCATTGGAGAGCAGCGGAATGCGCGGGACAAACTCTTTGCGACGCGTGTGATTTTGAACCAACCGATTGGTGAGCAGCTCACGCTACGAGCGGGGCTCGATGCGCAATTCGACCATTACGAAGCCGATGAACGACGCTGGGCCGATCCGGAAGATCCCGTGACGATTACGTACGATGCGCTTTTTCCGCAACGTCTCGATGGTGCGTATGCCGCATGGGCGGATCTCGAATGGAACATGAGTCCTCGTGTGAAGGTCACGCCGGGGCTGCGATTGGATGGATTCACGTCGGCGGGGACTTCGGCGGGCGCGGTGTCGCCGCGCCTTTCGATGGAAGCGCGCGTGCATCCGCGCGTGCGGCTGCTTCATGCATTCGGTGTGGCGCAGCAGCCGCCGGCGTTCATCGTGCCTTTGCCGGGGCTTTCCATAGGCAATTTGCAGGGGGGTTTGCAAACGTCGGTGCAAGCGAGTGCGGGGGTCGAGGTTGAATTGCCGCTTGGGATCACGTCGTCCGTATCGGTTTTCGACAATGTTTTTCTCAACATGAGCGACACGCTCGGTGTGCAGCGCATACGCGACATTTTTTCGAAGGAGCCACGGAGCCTCGGGTACAGCCGGGGGCTCGAAGTGTATGTGAAGCGTCGGTTGACGACGAATTTGGGCGGGTTTTTGACGTATACGTATTCGAAGTCGATGCGCAGCTTGGGCAGTTCTACATTTCCGAGTGCTTTCGACAGGCGGCACGTGCTCAGCGCTGCGCTGGCGTACGATATCGTTCGGAAAATACGGTTTGGTTCTCGCGTGACGTTTTACACGGGAGCGCCCGATCTTGCGGGGCCGAATGCGGTCGCCCCGGAGGATCCGTTGAATCCGCCGCGAAACCCGTCATTCGTTCGCATCGACCTGCGTTTGGAGAGACGTTTCGAGCTCAAGAATTCGCGGTGGTTGACGGTCGTGGCTGAAATGGTCAATAGCACGCTCAACAAGGAAGTCATCAGCGGTCGAGAAATTGGGCCTGTTTCGATCCCGAGCATCGGCGTGGAGGGAGGTTTCTAA
- a CDS encoding protein kinase, translating into MINAGDIVDGKYRVTRVLGQGGMGVVVEAHHENLDTLVAIKFMRPNFVLASGGAERFLREAKVLVKLKSQHAVKVHDLGVHKHMPFIVMEHLEGMDMQTMLDKHGPMNAGDAARHLRQACEAIAEAHSLGIYHRDLKPANLFLANGPSGRIIVKVLDFGIAKILRTSADKASQYASLTGANILMGTVPYMSPEQLMSAKDIDGRADIWSMGILLHELVTGELPFSGEDMYQLQQAIQYRPPEMKSVPSILEPIIRQCLQKRPEARYQSVVDLAIALRPVVTESFSPFGTVNARLAARPSQEGATHSATASPIPGSRPIATLAAAEGLGAPTDPASPTVLAIKARALDTMDQMAPTEAAPTFDAKTTIRMPAPRKSAHTGTLIMAPESNNPESSEGPTVWKLPAELYVAAPQAPITGKPSAERPPVGAASTLRSQPVPRELLNVKQATPPQVVIMPAVRPEAASVGRDMPVVHQPVKWAKRRVPSRRALILVGACAVVAVLAFIVSYSFGETVHAASPPSSQQ; encoded by the coding sequence ATGATCAACGCAGGCGACATCGTCGATGGCAAGTACCGCGTGACCCGAGTGCTCGGTCAAGGCGGCATGGGCGTGGTTGTGGAAGCCCATCACGAAAACCTCGATACGCTCGTCGCCATCAAGTTCATGCGTCCCAACTTCGTGCTAGCCAGTGGCGGAGCTGAAAGGTTTCTTCGTGAAGCCAAGGTTCTCGTGAAATTGAAGAGCCAGCATGCCGTCAAGGTCCACGACCTGGGTGTCCATAAACACATGCCATTCATCGTCATGGAGCATCTCGAAGGCATGGACATGCAAACCATGCTCGACAAACACGGCCCCATGAACGCTGGAGACGCAGCAAGACACCTCCGGCAGGCTTGTGAAGCCATTGCCGAGGCTCATTCGCTGGGCATTTATCATCGTGACTTGAAACCCGCAAATCTATTTTTGGCAAATGGTCCGTCTGGACGTATCATCGTCAAAGTGCTCGATTTTGGCATTGCAAAAATTTTGCGAACCTCGGCAGACAAAGCTTCGCAGTATGCGAGTTTGACCGGGGCGAACATTCTCATGGGAACCGTGCCCTACATGTCGCCCGAACAGCTCATGTCGGCAAAAGACATCGACGGACGCGCGGACATTTGGTCCATGGGCATCTTGCTGCACGAGCTCGTAACGGGCGAATTACCCTTCTCTGGCGAAGACATGTATCAGCTTCAACAGGCCATTCAATATCGTCCACCCGAGATGAAATCCGTACCCTCGATCCTGGAACCGATCATTCGTCAGTGCCTCCAAAAACGGCCGGAAGCTCGATATCAGTCGGTTGTGGATCTTGCCATTGCGCTAAGGCCGGTCGTCACGGAATCGTTCTCACCCTTTGGTACAGTGAACGCACGGCTGGCAGCTCGACCATCGCAAGAGGGCGCGACGCACAGCGCCACGGCGTCACCCATACCGGGAAGTCGACCCATCGCGACTTTGGCAGCAGCAGAAGGGCTCGGTGCGCCGACCGATCCGGCGTCGCCGACCGTTCTTGCAATCAAGGCAAGAGCTTTGGACACCATGGACCAAATGGCGCCAACGGAAGCTGCACCGACATTCGATGCCAAAACCACCATTCGTATGCCAGCGCCAAGGAAATCCGCGCACACCGGTACGCTCATCATGGCACCCGAATCCAACAATCCGGAGTCGAGTGAGGGGCCGACCGTTTGGAAATTACCTGCGGAGCTGTATGTCGCGGCGCCCCAAGCTCCGATCACAGGGAAGCCGTCTGCGGAGCGTCCTCCCGTGGGCGCGGCGTCGACATTACGATCGCAACCGGTTCCTCGTGAATTGTTGAATGTCAAGCAAGCGACACCACCGCAGGTCGTGATCATGCCCGCAGTACGTCCGGAAGCGGCATCGGTTGGTCGTGATATGCCCGTCGTCCATCAACCCGTGAAATGGGCCAAGCGTCGTGTCCCCTCGAGACGAGCGCTCATCCTTGTTGGAGCATGTGCCGTGGTGGCGGTGTTGGCGTTCATCGTGAGTTATTCATTTGGCGAAACCGTTCATGCCGCGAGTCCGCCAAGCAGTCAGCAATAA
- a CDS encoding AAA family ATPase produces MRIAYGEADFAKIRRGGFFYVDKTPFLHELERADLGYSKLVFLRPRRFGKSSLVSMMEHYYDVALGAHFDELFRGLWVHEHPTPEKSKYFVLHLNFSLVASSPDENVVREHFLRAVKSALVSMYARYRGRIPMLDRFFENEVHTYNDPGALISNVFGIMAGTGNPMYVMIDEYDTFATALLSSDRSVYSNVIDKSGFVRTFYHALKAGTETGAVARVFITGGTPILLDDLMTGFNVATNISTHPNFNALAGFTRADVERALDELLASRPALTTIDGIEDRSTLMAVLDEHYDGYRFCEDAEESIFNSNLVLYFLRELSVRGRYPRRLLDPNARTDYKKLHSLWASVGPAAQERREAIETVLNEGAIWSELVEQFGSRHSFTRSEFVSLMYYTGMLTLAQEEPMGPLIRFEVPNRVIRELNWQHFTHLLEDLDRVTLHSHAMSMSLLEMTSQGNIEPFLEELRKNVLAVLSNKDLKKHDEKAMKMLLIGTIVTANFFYVFSEQEFAQGFNDLFLTPLPSIPKAKYAWMIELKYLTTKERRKVGSVVAQAETQLRKYMADDRLVTTLTQGKELRAGTLVFVGGKDVTWHPFAT; encoded by the coding sequence ATGAGGATCGCATACGGCGAGGCAGACTTTGCGAAGATTCGGCGAGGCGGCTTTTTTTACGTGGACAAGACGCCTTTTCTGCATGAGCTCGAACGTGCGGACCTGGGCTATTCGAAGCTCGTCTTTTTGCGCCCGCGCCGGTTTGGCAAGTCGTCGCTCGTCAGCATGATGGAGCATTATTACGACGTTGCGCTTGGCGCGCACTTCGACGAGCTCTTTCGGGGCCTCTGGGTGCATGAGCATCCGACGCCGGAGAAGAGCAAGTACTTCGTGCTGCATTTGAACTTTTCGCTCGTGGCGAGCTCTCCTGACGAGAACGTGGTGAGGGAGCACTTTTTGCGGGCCGTCAAGAGTGCGTTGGTGTCGATGTACGCCCGGTATCGTGGGCGGATTCCGATGCTCGATCGGTTTTTTGAGAACGAGGTGCATACGTACAACGATCCCGGGGCACTCATCAGCAATGTCTTCGGTATCATGGCGGGCACTGGGAACCCGATGTACGTCATGATCGACGAATACGACACGTTTGCCACGGCGCTTTTATCGAGCGATCGAAGTGTCTATTCCAACGTCATCGACAAGTCCGGGTTTGTCCGTACGTTTTACCATGCGCTCAAGGCGGGCACGGAAACGGGTGCGGTGGCGCGCGTGTTCATTACGGGCGGTACGCCCATCTTGCTCGATGACCTCATGACGGGGTTCAACGTGGCGACGAACATATCGACCCATCCAAATTTCAATGCTCTTGCAGGTTTCACACGGGCTGACGTCGAACGAGCCCTTGATGAACTTCTCGCGTCTCGACCGGCATTGACGACGATCGACGGCATTGAAGACAGGTCTACGTTGATGGCCGTCCTCGACGAGCATTATGACGGTTATCGATTCTGTGAGGACGCAGAAGAATCCATTTTCAACTCGAACTTGGTACTCTACTTTCTGCGCGAACTGTCCGTCCGCGGACGTTATCCGCGTCGGCTCCTCGATCCAAACGCACGGACGGACTACAAAAAACTGCATTCACTTTGGGCCAGCGTGGGACCAGCGGCCCAAGAACGTCGCGAAGCCATTGAAACCGTATTGAACGAAGGCGCCATTTGGAGCGAGCTCGTCGAACAATTCGGTTCGCGACACTCGTTCACGCGCAGCGAATTCGTGTCGCTCATGTATTACACCGGCATGCTGACGCTCGCGCAGGAAGAACCGATGGGTCCGCTGATTCGATTCGAAGTGCCGAACCGCGTGATTCGCGAATTGAACTGGCAACACTTCACCCACCTCTTGGAGGACCTCGACCGGGTCACCCTGCATTCCCACGCCATGAGCATGTCCCTCCTCGAAATGACCTCCCAGGGCAACATCGAGCCATTTCTGGAAGAGTTGCGCAAGAACGTGCTGGCCGTGCTGAGCAACAAAGACCTGAAAAAGCACGACGAAAAAGCGATGAAGATGCTGCTCATCGGGACGATCGTCACGGCAAACTTCTTTTACGTATTCAGCGAACAGGAATTCGCGCAGGGTTTCAATGATTTGTTCTTGACACCGCTGCCGTCGATACCCAAGGCGAAATATGCATGGATGATCGAATTGAAATACCTCACGACGAAAGAACGGCGCAAGGTGGGGTCGGTCGTGGCGCAAGCGGAGACGCAATTGCGAAAATACATGGCGGATGATCGTCTGGTCACGACATTGACGCAAGGCAAGGAATTGCGTGCCGGAACACTGGTCTTCGTGGGCGGCAAAGACGTCACGTGGCATCCATTCGCTACGTAG
- a CDS encoding DUF2892 domain-containing protein, with translation MHHARNNDELHAIPERARRKRMLNVGVKERWASAVFGAALLATALKRRGWLGLLAGATGSFFAMRGARGYCPAYAALDVSSRPALGREPRLPPSRHGMDDLMRVESAVTIARPPTEVYQFLRNPQNIPRFATHIAAIEDLGGGQFRATARDEAVKPWEMFIDYDEQSRAILLHHAMDSRQRLTILLDEAPGGRGTELKVAFDVKRERKALHRLLMAIAGDDPDTQLRAVMRRLKMLLEAGEVVTVEGQPMGHGRAVSAALD, from the coding sequence ATGCATCATGCACGGAACAACGATGAATTGCATGCAATTCCCGAGCGCGCTCGCCGCAAAAGAATGCTCAATGTAGGCGTCAAGGAAAGGTGGGCTTCGGCCGTATTCGGTGCGGCGCTCTTGGCCACAGCGCTGAAACGCCGAGGGTGGCTAGGTCTCCTCGCTGGAGCGACGGGAAGCTTTTTCGCCATGCGTGGAGCGCGTGGCTATTGTCCGGCGTATGCTGCATTGGATGTCAGCTCGCGACCCGCGCTTGGCCGGGAGCCTCGGCTGCCGCCATCGAGACACGGAATGGATGATTTGATGCGCGTCGAAAGTGCGGTGACCATCGCGCGGCCGCCGACGGAAGTTTACCAATTTCTGCGAAATCCGCAAAACATCCCCCGATTCGCGACGCATATCGCCGCCATCGAAGACCTGGGCGGGGGTCAATTTCGCGCGACGGCGCGCGACGAAGCGGTCAAACCTTGGGAAATGTTCATCGATTACGACGAACAAAGTCGCGCCATCCTCCTGCATCACGCGATGGATTCGCGGCAGCGGCTGACCATTCTTCTCGACGAGGCGCCTGGGGGACGGGGCACCGAGCTCAAAGTGGCATTCGACGTCAAGCGTGAACGCAAAGCTCTGCACCGGCTCCTCATGGCCATTGCGGGCGACGACCCCGATACGCAGCTCCGCGCCGTCATGAGGCGTCTCAAAATGCTGCTCGAAGCGGGCGAAGTCGTGACGGTCGAAGGGCAACCCATGGGCCATGGCCGAGCGGTCAGCGCCGCGCTCGACTGA